The proteins below are encoded in one region of Thermodesulfobacteriota bacterium:
- a CDS encoding indolepyruvate oxidoreductase subunit beta, which yields MPLLKDPYNVIIGGVGGQGNVLASRILGEMLILHGYVVTIGETYGASQRGGSVMSHLRISMREPFSPLIPQGHCDLLVALEPVEALRILASYGWPGVLTLVNTRPIHPIDVISGEATYPDLTRVMAKIGELSLRVWALNATEIALELGDPIFSNLVMLGALSTTHLLPIDRQNFEETIRKLLPDSTLEKNLRAFDLGAEAVKEITPKKAL from the coding sequence ATGCCCCTTTTGAAAGATCCTTATAACGTAATCATAGGCGGTGTTGGAGGGCAGGGAAACGTCCTCGCCTCCAGGATCCTCGGTGAGATGTTGATTCTCCATGGGTATGTCGTCACCATCGGGGAGACTTACGGCGCCTCCCAAAGGGGAGGATCGGTCATGAGCCACCTCCGGATCTCGATGAGAGAACCCTTTTCGCCTCTCATCCCACAAGGGCACTGCGACCTCCTGGTTGCCCTTGAGCCTGTGGAGGCTTTGAGGATCCTGGCTTCCTATGGATGGCCGGGGGTCTTGACCCTGGTCAACACGCGGCCCATCCACCCGATCGATGTCATCTCCGGAGAGGCAACCTATCCTGACCTGACCCGGGTGATGGCGAAGATCGGGGAGCTGAGCCTGCGGGTCTGGGCCCTCAATGCGACGGAGATCGCCCTTGAATTGGGCGACCCCATCTTCTCCAACTTGGTGATGCTCGGCGCCCTCTCAACGACCCATCTCCTTCCAATTGATCGGCAGAATTTCGAAGAAACGATCCGAAAGCTCCTCCCCGATTCGACCCTGGAGAAAAATCTCCGGGCCTTCGACCTTGGAGCAGAGGCCGTGAAGGAAATCACCCCTAAGAAGGCTCTTTAA